Proteins encoded within one genomic window of Fibrobacter sp. UWB16:
- a CDS encoding glycoside hydrolase family 9 protein: MKKLLSAISLLALLCMDYSIAGELPNIDRTCTNCNRRYLDSLNVYNRRPIRLNQSGFRPQDYKYAYVANPKEMTFKVIDANSGKEVPGGGNLSLIKKGATKPNIWINGAFNSMESVYEFGKQDSISTEKEDLYRADFTTLSTTGEYFLVVGNDTSATFHVHPSIFNAILENSLQFFGIQRCGNTDSHFHKPCHLKDGSKVGHDLTGGWHDCGDHFKVSETLGYTAYVLSMVYLTYPNKAEDRYGHSYADTVFTDGIPDILYEAKIGADYILKLYKASKEDGLIAKNDMYHSVGVDEKDHSFWDLPERQDSQTEAKGGPDRVVLTGIGANTSGMFVAALANVAAGYRVYDPAYSDTLIEAAKDIYKNVMMPLFDYGNGNEMGKTTDFPGFYTGGGPRYDDGAAAALALWYATKDTTYRYDLYKNTNIFNNPTNSRFNLDYFKAGFLGNESGFSPGGWATDYQNIHTYVLFAFQNLILKSTETAAEFGLTEIERDSLSMRTMATFRKILNDATNQGDSTVLVNPGVESNEKSEAHEGPTDLKVITPYNLVWTSFDWGVIRYNLGTAVSIFLMYELTKDERYLRVALDNMYYALGANPWDISLLMGAGDKNPQHPHNRSANPDGLNTGGMPYQYRCPKGALMGGRDPEKTLIEDWSKYTSTETCIDFSAQFLFPAQSLAETLPPDNEGPIFSNIVGTPISDTEAIISWDANEVALVTVFYDVTTNPNTAKSVQQEKASKGGAITLTNLVPGQTYYFFLEGVDTKRNLTTDDNHGYWYSFTMTPKLTEIKGVTICQVDHRSAKIYWWSTDRLNGVVNYGKAKGAYTETQNASGSAVLFHEAELTGLEAGTTYYFTVSSGAKTSEEYSFTTETHATYADLDISLKPSSYGGEAACSQWQDCHAFILSLANNDTVPFEDFEIRMYLKDQNLSALGNAHQNFGGDGQMGKPISVMFGTAQDDGFGGYYLPINVKGTVEVSGQLIIQIIFHNYDPNVKTVTFKDIDNSWSLRAHTENTDPEYFEGIDLTQAPYFKGSETTFLEHNSKGEKVVAFTRDPYITVHYHGKHIYGYGPDYTPEKGPQVKRNVEISFTEPFVSPRYSTERVDPKTVYAATSKVTPTGFLDAVEMNSDPYKFDYISPTSKTEIYFGTTPDTTLAYGNNYMEWVSWHNRNANQKEENKYDCACAVVRSNVEIDSITKPLEKRYLVFNSGNIVGYKDKFVEVHVSLLDSALELLKSEKNLNVELVSEDPNVLFYTDPTATIPVTTITLYDGEATFYVSSKVAVTTTISATHSNTKDYSYTPATATLTIEELPPWPIIDFAKIVDLNCDHIPDAMDITLSSEYAENQHFTSITFTYGSETITANKVKSLNGKSLIVEINVPQEIVTNATGKITLTSDIQGNVKTVDDSYADGIAPALLSATVLERLESEPTAPDHLYLQFSEPISAPGTNFPLVLYAADQVTKAATPTVLSAKLYNDAKNIWDFEIDASAGSLVTAGMWGQLDPAGTITDLNGNGVAGLCTPEKVEILLKILPIPMTYAVITDKLQNGYASHVNVSFQKPLDAKHTPEYLEIIFGTAKPETLTVDKSLFVFNGENLSIDLEKPFQFGNTAGNFEGALPGGKQLVHAGQVTQYLGTGAATETNSVLAEDKVGPVFVSAVISQTATADILSITASEPLVLADSTQQFYRHKRAEKQSNVFSSAFSLWNFAQNNTGLSILFMNDLSGTVMEGDFVRMGSMMTSAFKDANGNYPEFDVPWVLVNGNGAPKIKFDVKLRDIVSDLNSNNRTKVDVKETMRLYVKNPSSNKYDLIQDGKVTLTGIDSTDIGGAIFDVKLTVPRGASLSTECAWSNLNVKFRIPIYSNLGSFVNRFNKSFNVDPKLYLTPNNQVEFVIEWANKAPSGIRSKDDRAVGTGAYIYKAEIETKFTPNMNNSEVKGNPKVIKNFSTKNSFEQKKTFGIKRTK, translated from the coding sequence ATGAAAAAACTACTTAGCGCAATTTCTTTACTGGCCTTACTCTGCATGGACTATTCTATTGCAGGGGAACTCCCTAATATCGACAGGACGTGTACAAACTGTAACCGTCGTTACCTGGACTCATTGAACGTCTATAACAGACGCCCAATCCGCCTGAACCAAAGCGGGTTCAGGCCACAGGACTACAAGTACGCCTACGTTGCCAATCCGAAGGAAATGACGTTCAAGGTCATTGACGCCAATAGCGGTAAAGAAGTTCCTGGTGGCGGAAACCTCTCGCTCATCAAGAAAGGCGCTACAAAGCCTAACATCTGGATTAACGGAGCGTTCAACTCAATGGAAAGCGTCTATGAGTTCGGCAAGCAGGATTCTATCAGCACAGAAAAAGAAGACCTGTATCGCGCAGACTTTACAACACTTTCGACTACAGGTGAATACTTCCTTGTTGTCGGAAACGATACTTCGGCCACATTCCATGTGCACCCTTCTATTTTCAACGCCATCCTTGAGAACTCCTTGCAGTTCTTCGGGATTCAACGCTGCGGTAACACAGATTCGCACTTCCACAAGCCCTGCCACTTGAAAGACGGCTCCAAAGTCGGACATGACTTGACGGGCGGATGGCATGACTGCGGTGACCATTTCAAAGTTTCCGAAACGCTCGGCTACACGGCCTACGTGCTTTCGATGGTCTACCTCACCTACCCCAACAAGGCCGAAGACCGCTATGGTCATTCCTATGCGGACACGGTCTTTACAGACGGTATCCCGGATATTCTCTATGAAGCAAAAATCGGTGCCGATTACATACTCAAGCTTTACAAGGCCTCCAAAGAAGATGGATTGATTGCCAAAAATGACATGTACCATTCCGTAGGCGTTGACGAAAAGGACCACTCGTTCTGGGACTTGCCGGAACGCCAAGATTCACAGACCGAAGCAAAGGGTGGTCCGGACCGCGTTGTGCTCACAGGCATTGGAGCCAATACTTCGGGCATGTTCGTTGCAGCCCTTGCAAACGTCGCAGCCGGCTATCGCGTTTATGACCCGGCCTATTCAGATACGCTCATCGAAGCCGCAAAGGACATCTACAAAAACGTGATGATGCCGCTCTTTGACTACGGCAACGGAAACGAAATGGGAAAGACAACGGACTTCCCGGGATTCTACACTGGTGGCGGTCCGCGTTATGACGACGGTGCGGCAGCTGCACTCGCCTTGTGGTACGCCACAAAGGACACGACCTACCGTTACGACCTTTACAAGAATACCAACATTTTCAACAACCCCACCAACTCTAGATTCAACCTGGACTACTTCAAAGCAGGATTCCTCGGCAACGAAAGCGGCTTTTCTCCTGGCGGCTGGGCAACAGACTACCAGAACATTCACACCTATGTGCTGTTCGCTTTCCAGAACTTGATTTTGAAGAGCACAGAAACAGCAGCAGAATTCGGCCTTACTGAAATCGAACGAGACTCGCTCTCTATGCGTACGATGGCCACATTCCGCAAAATTCTGAATGACGCCACAAATCAGGGTGACTCTACTGTTCTCGTCAACCCGGGTGTAGAATCCAACGAAAAAAGCGAAGCTCATGAAGGGCCAACAGACCTCAAGGTCATCACACCCTACAACCTTGTATGGACGAGCTTTGACTGGGGTGTCATCCGTTACAACCTGGGTACGGCCGTTTCCATCTTCTTGATGTATGAACTCACGAAGGACGAACGCTACCTGAGGGTCGCTTTGGACAACATGTATTACGCCCTTGGCGCAAACCCGTGGGATATTTCACTTTTGATGGGCGCAGGCGACAAGAACCCGCAACACCCGCACAACCGTTCTGCAAACCCCGATGGCCTCAATACCGGTGGTATGCCTTACCAGTATCGCTGCCCGAAGGGCGCCCTCATGGGTGGTCGCGATCCGGAAAAAACTCTTATTGAAGACTGGAGCAAGTACACCTCGACAGAAACATGCATCGACTTCTCGGCACAGTTCCTCTTCCCGGCACAGAGCCTTGCAGAAACACTCCCGCCCGATAACGAAGGTCCGATTTTCAGCAACATCGTAGGAACCCCGATTTCGGATACCGAAGCGATTATAAGCTGGGATGCAAATGAAGTTGCACTTGTAACCGTATTCTACGATGTGACCACAAACCCCAATACGGCAAAATCCGTGCAACAGGAAAAGGCATCCAAGGGCGGTGCTATAACACTTACAAATCTCGTTCCTGGCCAGACATACTACTTCTTCCTCGAAGGTGTGGATACCAAGAGAAATCTAACCACGGATGACAACCATGGTTATTGGTACTCCTTTACCATGACTCCCAAACTGACTGAAATCAAGGGAGTTACGATTTGCCAGGTAGACCACCGCAGTGCAAAGATTTACTGGTGGAGCACCGACCGTCTGAATGGAGTCGTCAACTACGGAAAGGCCAAGGGAGCCTACACTGAAACCCAAAATGCAAGTGGCAGCGCAGTCCTTTTCCACGAAGCCGAGCTCACAGGACTAGAAGCCGGTACGACCTATTACTTTACCGTTTCCTCGGGCGCAAAGACTTCTGAAGAATACTCATTTACCACAGAAACCCACGCCACCTACGCTGATCTCGATATTTCTTTGAAACCGAGTTCTTACGGTGGAGAAGCAGCCTGTAGCCAATGGCAAGATTGCCACGCCTTTATCTTGTCGCTTGCAAACAACGACACCGTACCATTCGAAGACTTCGAAATCCGCATGTATCTCAAGGATCAAAACCTTTCTGCCCTCGGAAACGCCCATCAGAACTTCGGTGGCGACGGTCAAATGGGCAAACCGATCAGTGTAATGTTTGGCACAGCACAGGATGACGGTTTTGGAGGCTACTATTTACCCATTAACGTCAAGGGCACTGTAGAAGTTTCTGGACAGTTGATTATCCAAATTATTTTCCACAACTACGATCCTAATGTAAAGACAGTGACATTCAAGGACATCGATAATTCCTGGTCTCTTCGCGCACACACCGAAAATACTGATCCTGAATATTTCGAAGGAATCGACTTGACCCAAGCTCCTTACTTCAAGGGTTCTGAAACAACGTTCCTTGAACACAACTCTAAAGGCGAAAAAGTGGTTGCCTTTACCCGAGACCCCTATATTACCGTCCATTACCACGGCAAGCACATCTACGGCTATGGCCCGGACTACACGCCAGAAAAGGGACCTCAGGTCAAACGCAATGTTGAAATATCCTTCACGGAACCGTTCGTAAGCCCGAGATACTCCACCGAAAGAGTTGACCCTAAAACCGTCTATGCCGCAACAAGTAAGGTCACTCCCACAGGTTTTCTCGATGCCGTTGAAATGAATAGCGATCCTTACAAGTTCGACTATATCAGCCCGACCAGCAAAACAGAAATCTATTTCGGTACAACCCCAGACACAACGCTTGCCTACGGCAACAACTACATGGAATGGGTCAGCTGGCACAACAGAAACGCCAACCAGAAGGAAGAAAACAAGTACGACTGCGCCTGCGCTGTTGTCCGTAGCAATGTTGAAATCGACAGTATCACGAAGCCGCTCGAAAAACGCTATCTCGTCTTTAACAGCGGTAATATCGTCGGCTACAAGGACAAGTTTGTCGAAGTGCACGTATCGCTCCTCGACAGCGCCCTCGAACTTCTCAAGAGCGAAAAGAACCTGAACGTAGAACTCGTCAGCGAAGATCCGAACGTTCTCTTCTACACGGATCCTACGGCAACGATTCCGGTCACAACCATAACGCTTTACGATGGCGAGGCCACATTCTATGTGAGCTCCAAGGTCGCCGTAACGACAACCATATCGGCAACGCATTCCAACACCAAGGACTATTCTTACACGCCGGCAACAGCAACGCTTACCATTGAAGAGCTTCCGCCATGGCCGATTATCGACTTCGCAAAGATTGTAGACTTGAACTGCGACCACATTCCTGACGCCATGGACATTACGCTTTCCTCTGAATATGCGGAAAACCAGCACTTCACCTCGATTACGTTCACATACGGAAGCGAGACCATCACCGCCAACAAGGTTAAATCGCTGAACGGCAAGTCGCTTATTGTTGAAATCAACGTTCCACAGGAAATCGTGACGAACGCTACCGGAAAAATCACTCTCACAAGCGACATTCAGGGTAACGTCAAAACGGTCGACGACTCGTATGCAGACGGAATCGCTCCGGCACTTCTCTCGGCAACGGTTCTTGAACGCCTTGAATCTGAACCGACCGCACCGGACCACCTCTATCTGCAATTCAGCGAACCGATTTCTGCACCAGGTACAAACTTCCCGCTCGTTCTCTATGCGGCCGACCAGGTGACCAAGGCAGCAACGCCGACAGTCCTTTCTGCCAAGCTCTATAATGACGCAAAGAACATCTGGGACTTCGAAATCGATGCAAGTGCAGGATCCCTAGTAACTGCAGGCATGTGGGGTCAGCTCGACCCGGCAGGCACCATCACCGACTTGAACGGCAATGGCGTCGCAGGCCTCTGTACACCGGAAAAGGTTGAAATTCTCCTGAAGATCTTGCCGATTCCGATGACATACGCCGTCATCACAGACAAGCTCCAAAACGGTTATGCAAGCCATGTCAACGTCTCTTTCCAGAAACCTCTTGATGCAAAGCATACACCGGAATACCTGGAAATCATCTTCGGTACGGCAAAGCCCGAAACGCTCACCGTCGATAAGAGCCTGTTCGTGTTTAACGGCGAAAACCTCTCTATCGACCTTGAAAAGCCGTTCCAGTTCGGCAATACGGCCGGTAACTTTGAAGGCGCCCTCCCAGGCGGCAAGCAGCTTGTCCACGCAGGTCAGGTCACGCAATATCTCGGAACAGGTGCTGCCACCGAAACGAACTCCGTTCTCGCCGAAGATAAGGTTGGACCGGTCTTTGTTTCTGCGGTCATTAGCCAAACCGCTACGGCAGACATTCTCTCCATTACAGCAAGTGAACCTCTCGTCTTAGCAGATTCGACGCAGCAGTTCTACAGACACAAGCGCGCCGAAAAACAGTCCAACGTATTCAGCAGCGCATTCTCGCTCTGGAACTTTGCCCAAAACAATACGGGCTTGTCCATCCTCTTCATGAACGATCTTTCGGGAACTGTCATGGAAGGCGATTTTGTGAGAATGGGCTCCATGATGACAAGCGCCTTCAAGGATGCTAATGGCAACTATCCGGAATTTGATGTTCCTTGGGTTTTGGTCAACGGCAATGGCGCACCGAAGATCAAGTTCGACGTGAAATTGCGCGACATCGTCTCCGACTTGAACTCGAACAACCGCACCAAGGTTGATGTCAAGGAAACCATGCGACTCTACGTCAAGAATCCGTCTAGCAACAAGTATGACTTGATTCAGGACGGCAAGGTGACCTTGACAGGTATCGATTCTACCGATATCGGTGGTGCCATCTTTGACGTGAAGCTCACCGTACCTCGCGGCGCCTCCTTAAGCACCGAATGCGCATGGAGCAACCTGAACGTCAAGTTCCGCATTCCGATCTATTCTAACCTCGGAAGCTTTGTCAACCGCTTCAACAAGTCCTTCAACGTAGACCCGAAGCTTTATCTCACGCCCAACAACCAGGTGGAATTCGTCATTGAATGGGCAAATAAGGCTCCATCGGGCATCAGAAGCAAGGATGATAGAGCAGTTGGCACAGGTGCATATATTTACAAGGCCGAAATCGAAACTAAATTTACACCTAACATGAACAACTCCGAAGTCAAGGGCAACCCGAAGGTTATCAAGAACTTCTCTACAAAGAACTCCTTCGAGCAGAAAAAGACTTTCGGTATCAAGAGAACCAAGTAA